From Caulobacter segnis, a single genomic window includes:
- a CDS encoding DUF3800 domain-containing protein, protein MSKFVEEQVEPQAPALVRRLYLDESGHGGDVAGGGGFAQQRLFTLACVGVGEPRLLVSELERLRAEFKIPPGELKSKTLKTRLTPIALALIAFFRAQGWPIFIEAVDKRYFLAIHIVQHMLCGDLNGGYVDQVSRNAMAELLADWDAAPAFTAYMGACREPSIEKIRIALQTLWDWLETRDEEIARTTQILTMFARDRAGRADADPLGFLPLADIGPGGRPVWILPNLQCLTNIYARINLWAGRQVKDLQLIHHAQLQYESVLRDGKTLMEALGGQGAEIWTPFADYGLEESASLRFASSDEEPCIQAADIVAGAVMRCMRRSLEDPASLFQYDKALLEALVDLGNPFTANGVNFVMTTRDLDRTGVPTAAPHLDSGWR, encoded by the coding sequence GTGTCCAAATTCGTCGAAGAGCAGGTCGAGCCACAGGCACCTGCCTTGGTGCGCCGGCTCTACCTGGATGAGAGCGGCCACGGAGGCGACGTGGCCGGAGGAGGTGGCTTTGCCCAGCAGCGGTTGTTCACCCTGGCTTGCGTCGGCGTCGGCGAACCCCGGCTGCTTGTCTCCGAGCTCGAGAGACTCCGCGCTGAGTTCAAGATCCCGCCTGGCGAGTTAAAGTCCAAAACTCTGAAGACACGGCTGACGCCCATCGCTCTGGCGTTGATCGCGTTCTTCCGTGCTCAGGGTTGGCCGATTTTCATCGAGGCTGTCGATAAGCGCTATTTCCTGGCGATCCACATAGTTCAGCACATGCTATGCGGCGACCTCAACGGCGGCTATGTCGATCAGGTCAGCCGCAACGCGATGGCCGAACTACTTGCCGACTGGGACGCAGCGCCGGCCTTCACTGCCTATATGGGTGCCTGTCGCGAGCCGTCGATCGAGAAGATACGCATCGCCCTACAGACGCTGTGGGACTGGCTGGAGACGCGTGATGAAGAGATCGCCCGCACCACCCAGATCCTGACAATGTTCGCGCGCGACCGGGCAGGGCGCGCAGATGCCGATCCGCTCGGCTTCCTGCCCTTGGCCGATATCGGGCCGGGGGGAAGGCCAGTCTGGATTTTGCCCAATCTGCAGTGCCTCACCAATATCTACGCCCGCATCAACCTCTGGGCGGGGCGGCAGGTGAAGGATTTGCAGCTCATCCATCATGCCCAGCTCCAGTATGAGAGCGTGCTGCGTGACGGGAAGACGTTGATGGAAGCGCTTGGCGGGCAGGGCGCTGAGATCTGGACGCCCTTCGCCGATTACGGGTTGGAAGAAAGCGCCAGTCTTCGGTTCGCCAGCTCGGACGAGGAGCCGTGCATCCAGGCCGCCGATATCGTGGCCGGCGCCGTCATGCGCTGTATGCGCCGCAGCCTTGAGGACCCTGCCTCTCTCTTCCAGTACGACAAGGCCCTGCTTGAGGCCCTGGTGGACCTGGGCAATCCGTTTACGGCCAACGGAGTCAACTTCGTAATGACGACCCGCGACCTGGATAGAACCGGCGTGCCGACAGCGGCTCCGCATCTGGATTCTGGTTGGCGCTAG
- a CDS encoding recombinase family protein has translation MLIGYARVSTAEQRLDLQVDALVRAGCERVFSDHASGGRGDRAGLADALSHLRAGDTLVVWKLDRLGRTVRQLVGFTAELRAKEINFASLTDGIDTGTAAGRFFFHVMAAMAEMERDLVLERTLAGLAAAKARGRLGGRPTKLTAQQVSHAKLLLADPEVSGAEVARTLGVARSTLYRSLERPKGLPKKRYRRPSRILEARPGS, from the coding sequence ATGCTCATTGGCTACGCTCGCGTTTCGACTGCCGAACAGCGTCTCGATCTACAGGTCGATGCGTTGGTACGCGCCGGCTGCGAGCGGGTCTTTTCGGATCACGCTAGTGGCGGCCGGGGTGATCGGGCGGGCCTCGCGGATGCGCTGTCGCATTTGCGTGCCGGTGACACGCTGGTGGTCTGGAAGCTGGACCGCTTGGGCCGTACCGTCAGGCAACTGGTGGGCTTCACGGCGGAGCTTCGGGCGAAGGAGATCAACTTCGCGAGCCTGACTGACGGGATCGATACAGGCACGGCTGCGGGCCGGTTCTTCTTCCATGTCATGGCCGCGATGGCGGAGATGGAACGAGATCTCGTTCTTGAGCGGACCCTGGCGGGACTGGCTGCGGCGAAGGCACGCGGTCGGCTCGGAGGCCGTCCTACGAAGTTGACGGCGCAACAGGTCAGCCACGCGAAACTGTTGCTGGCGGATCCTGAGGTTAGTGGCGCCGAGGTCGCGCGGACCTTGGGTGTCGCCCGCTCTACGCTCTATCGCTCGCTCGAACGACCGAAAGGGTTGCCCAAGAAGCGATACAGGCGGCCATCCCGGATATTGGAGGCGCGACCCGGCAGCTAA
- a CDS encoding TniQ family protein, giving the protein MSSKRHWDLAWAPDPFPNEARSSWLARTAHAHGLLVSELLELHGCSLPQLDRGRAEAAWCDIVARTSIAAPLLDRVTFALNALGPPSGLRPPRWPIGDWWSFCPACVLEDLIGEGITYIRSAWVHPLSFACQLHEQALKPWPHGIELLLPDGSLLFDTVKLEACSQRTLPKAVLEAAAALEDPAASNWPSAVAVIFTLAAALNVKTGSAHFGVPAYALVTEQEQRSSIQGSHQFDLLLPLEADAHARLSLIEAAARIFAFDPSDVSQDVGSQLRASLTQVLRSARRVWPRRHALAATDPLFVVLANLNPRATEAMLQGFSAWPSEFKARVRAALFVSSMANLA; this is encoded by the coding sequence GTGAGTTCTAAGCGCCACTGGGATTTAGCTTGGGCGCCAGATCCCTTTCCAAATGAAGCTCGTTCATCATGGCTTGCCCGAACCGCTCATGCGCACGGGCTGCTGGTTTCCGAGCTCCTGGAGCTACATGGGTGCTCACTTCCTCAGCTAGATCGAGGCAGGGCAGAAGCCGCCTGGTGCGATATTGTCGCCCGTACATCCATCGCCGCTCCGCTTCTCGACCGAGTAACATTCGCGCTCAATGCGTTAGGCCCTCCCAGTGGCCTCCGCCCGCCGCGGTGGCCGATAGGCGACTGGTGGAGTTTTTGTCCCGCGTGTGTGTTGGAAGATCTGATCGGGGAGGGCATCACCTATATTCGATCTGCCTGGGTCCATCCGCTTTCTTTCGCCTGTCAGTTACACGAGCAAGCGCTGAAGCCATGGCCGCACGGCATCGAGCTCCTGCTCCCTGACGGTTCCCTACTATTTGACACGGTGAAGCTCGAAGCGTGTTCGCAGCGCACCTTGCCAAAGGCAGTCCTTGAGGCTGCGGCCGCGCTAGAGGATCCGGCAGCCTCAAACTGGCCATCAGCAGTAGCGGTCATATTCACGCTCGCAGCAGCGCTGAACGTAAAAACCGGATCAGCGCACTTTGGCGTGCCGGCATACGCCCTAGTGACCGAACAAGAACAGCGGTCATCCATACAAGGGAGCCATCAATTCGATCTGCTTTTGCCCCTTGAGGCGGACGCCCATGCCAGGCTCTCTCTGATAGAAGCTGCTGCTCGAATTTTTGCGTTCGATCCCTCGGACGTGTCGCAGGATGTCGGCTCACAGCTACGCGCGAGCCTGACGCAAGTTCTACGTTCGGCTCGACGAGTTTGGCCACGTAGGCATGCGCTCGCAGCCACCGATCCTCTCTTTGTGGTCCTAGCTAACCTCAATCCTCGAGCCACGGAGGCAATGTTGCAGGGGTTTTCAGCCTGGCCATCTGAGTTCAAGGCCCGCGTCCGCGCAGCGCTCTTCGTATCTTCGATGGCCAATTTGGCTTGA
- a CDS encoding TniB family NTP-binding protein: protein MFDHLSPEARAVATESADYRKLYCQKEIWVPHTGASAAIERLTEYARHPKSHRMPVGLISGPTGTGRRTVMERLVALHPEQVKMVTLPETFQERRIAISMLKALRHPSPWRCDVWRLIEITTTALRNSDVRIVCIYNADDIGFAGRGAQGRYLALLRRFKEQGKVSLIFRGGEQARKLLRLDPELREQAEQFSLRPWGVERSTAIAIARAVREFPLRLPTLIDEAFLQAVFESSAGVPGRIFAQLRNAAWNAIDRKIEHISPELLRSSAVRPRLGRPTDGASDNDR from the coding sequence ATGTTTGACCACCTTTCTCCAGAGGCTCGAGCTGTCGCCACAGAATCCGCCGACTACCGCAAGCTATACTGCCAAAAAGAGATTTGGGTTCCGCATACCGGCGCAAGTGCAGCGATAGAACGACTGACTGAGTACGCACGGCATCCAAAATCACACCGTATGCCCGTCGGTTTGATTTCAGGGCCAACGGGAACAGGCCGTCGCACAGTCATGGAGCGGCTCGTCGCACTGCACCCAGAGCAGGTGAAGATGGTGACCCTCCCTGAGACGTTTCAGGAGCGGCGGATAGCGATATCCATGCTCAAAGCGCTACGCCATCCATCGCCATGGCGCTGTGACGTTTGGCGCCTGATCGAAATTACTACAACAGCCTTGCGGAATTCAGACGTTCGCATCGTCTGCATCTACAACGCGGACGATATTGGCTTTGCGGGGAGGGGCGCGCAGGGTCGATACCTCGCCCTTCTCCGACGCTTCAAAGAACAGGGTAAAGTATCCCTGATCTTTCGGGGTGGGGAACAAGCGCGAAAGCTGCTTCGCCTCGATCCGGAACTGCGCGAGCAGGCGGAGCAGTTCTCTTTGCGCCCCTGGGGAGTGGAACGCTCTACTGCCATTGCGATTGCACGGGCCGTACGGGAATTCCCGCTCCGGCTCCCGACATTGATCGATGAGGCCTTTCTTCAAGCCGTCTTTGAGAGTTCCGCAGGCGTTCCTGGAAGGATTTTTGCGCAGCTTCGAAACGCTGCTTGGAATGCGATCGACCGAAAAATTGAACACATCAGTCCAGAGCTTCTTCGGAGCTCCGCTGTGCGCCCTCGGCTGGGTAGGCCAACAGATGGCGCATCGGATAATGACCGGTGA
- a CDS encoding Mu transposase C-terminal domain-containing protein, with product MADTTKHFSAYSDAEWEVLTERARWIAPIAALPPGRRAELIDAASRQLGCCRATIYSWVKKYVEGERVSSLAPRRPGVSKGHRKLDPRAEAIIDREIQKTYLKKNKKVRVSELVRAVKAQCQEDGLEPISRSTIERRLNLLDRRFIAKRRGELSKAEGLEVLAGSHEVLLPNEEWQIDHSPADVILISAEGSVVGRPWLTLVIDVATRMIAGFLVTFDPPQATSVARALAFAVGPKAEYLKSLGLSGVWPCAGKPLSLFTDGASEFARSAAYRRGCSEHLIDFRTRPVGEPWYGGHIERLIGTYVGKMRMLPGATFSNPIERGSYDSAKSASLTIGEFTRWLVEQILEYHDTRHRSLCCTPLQAWAQKSIDYGFSPQYPSHLDTFFRDFLPSRCACIGRQGISIKTFEYSAPILRELKARGHKRVQTWFDPNDLSAVFIRDGEGRSVPLKIRYPGVPPFALWEVVAEQRRRRASDQEPVAGLPLVDAVLAARGQVRVRGTTMTQNRHRERLREHGLIQPARAPVLEIRTGRWTDILEGGLDV from the coding sequence TTGGCGGACACGACGAAACATTTCAGCGCCTATTCCGATGCCGAGTGGGAAGTACTTACCGAACGCGCTCGGTGGATAGCTCCTATAGCGGCCCTGCCGCCAGGAAGACGCGCGGAGCTGATTGACGCTGCATCGCGCCAGCTGGGTTGCTGTCGGGCCACGATCTACTCGTGGGTAAAGAAGTACGTGGAGGGAGAGCGGGTATCGAGCCTCGCTCCAAGGCGACCAGGCGTATCCAAAGGGCACCGAAAGCTTGATCCTCGGGCCGAGGCCATTATCGATCGTGAGATACAGAAGACATATCTCAAGAAAAACAAGAAGGTACGCGTCTCGGAGCTGGTGAGAGCAGTAAAGGCGCAATGTCAAGAAGACGGCCTCGAGCCCATCTCACGATCGACGATCGAGCGCCGGTTGAATCTGCTTGATAGGCGATTCATTGCCAAGCGCAGGGGAGAGCTTAGCAAGGCTGAAGGGCTAGAGGTCCTGGCCGGATCGCACGAAGTCCTGCTTCCAAATGAAGAATGGCAAATCGATCACTCGCCTGCCGATGTCATCCTCATAAGCGCTGAAGGCAGCGTGGTGGGCCGACCTTGGCTTACCCTAGTCATCGATGTCGCCACGCGCATGATCGCGGGATTTCTCGTCACTTTCGATCCTCCGCAAGCCACCTCGGTGGCGAGGGCTTTAGCTTTCGCTGTCGGACCTAAAGCTGAATACCTCAAGTCGCTTGGCCTCTCGGGTGTCTGGCCTTGCGCTGGGAAGCCTCTGTCGCTTTTCACCGACGGAGCATCGGAGTTCGCCAGGTCTGCGGCGTACCGGAGGGGATGCAGTGAGCACCTCATCGACTTTCGGACGAGGCCCGTTGGCGAGCCTTGGTACGGCGGACACATCGAGCGACTTATCGGCACGTACGTAGGCAAAATGCGGATGCTGCCAGGGGCTACGTTCTCAAACCCAATCGAGCGAGGCAGCTACGATTCTGCCAAATCAGCTTCGCTCACGATCGGCGAATTCACGCGATGGCTCGTTGAGCAAATCCTCGAATATCACGATACGCGACATCGCTCTCTGTGCTGTACGCCACTACAAGCGTGGGCCCAAAAGAGTATCGATTACGGGTTTTCGCCGCAGTATCCGTCCCACCTCGATACATTTTTTCGCGATTTCTTGCCCTCCCGGTGCGCTTGCATAGGCCGACAAGGCATAAGCATTAAAACCTTCGAGTACTCGGCGCCCATCCTGAGAGAGCTAAAAGCTAGGGGGCACAAACGGGTTCAAACTTGGTTTGATCCAAACGATCTGTCGGCAGTCTTCATCCGAGACGGCGAGGGCAGGTCTGTTCCCCTGAAGATCAGATATCCAGGCGTCCCCCCCTTTGCGCTATGGGAAGTAGTTGCAGAACAAAGACGTCGTCGGGCGTCCGACCAGGAGCCTGTAGCAGGCCTCCCGCTCGTCGACGCTGTCCTAGCCGCAAGAGGCCAGGTTCGGGTCAGGGGCACTACAATGACTCAGAACCGACATCGTGAGCGCTTGCGAGAGCACGGCCTGATCCAACCGGCTCGCGCACCAGTTTTGGAAATCCGCACGGGGAGATGGACTGACATTCTGGAGGGAGGCTTGGATGTTTGA
- a CDS encoding Mu transposase C-terminal domain-containing protein — protein MSDEEFELLSRRMIAARDLRSRPNRSRYDVELAAEELGVHASTVYRDIQRLEGRGTIEDIAPRARGWPQSRSRLHPRQEELIEQFLRSTFLTTAKPTMVSVTAQIGDACEREGLSRPTRAAVIKRRNRLPAREIAAKRDGAKAAEQHTPRPGKFEVQRPWDVWQIDHTLTDVIIVDDQGRPIGRAWITVLIDVYSRIVPGFYVGLDAPSTIRVATTLDLAVSPKEAWLAKHGYDYEWPVEGLPKLLHSDRAKEFTSNVLKRAMENQGTGIFLRPPGRVRFGGHIERLIGTLMGKCRLLPGATHSSPTARGGYDSKGSARLTLDQLQDYFAHQILGVYHNQVHSALGVSPLEAWKAATRDRFPEFPEDLGSFRLDLFPELTRTLGRQGLQAFNEDYYCQEIGEAFISGVREVRVKYDPRDLSKIYVYLPDVGYVTVPYRLPIEGPAPTYWLYKAASRQRGQADTGRASRHVVRRATAATEQIVQAATSRSMKAARQAERLVRDRQGAAEFASRSAVPPPPSDDDWGGAFGGGE, from the coding sequence ATGTCGGACGAGGAATTCGAACTCCTGTCCCGGCGCATGATCGCGGCGCGCGATCTCAGAAGTCGACCCAATCGGTCGCGCTACGACGTCGAACTGGCTGCGGAAGAATTGGGTGTCCATGCTTCGACCGTCTACCGCGACATCCAGCGGCTAGAGGGGAGGGGAACTATCGAGGACATCGCGCCGCGCGCTCGCGGATGGCCTCAAAGCAGATCCAGACTGCACCCGCGCCAAGAAGAGTTGATCGAACAATTCCTCCGTAGCACCTTCTTGACCACTGCCAAGCCCACGATGGTCTCCGTCACCGCCCAGATCGGTGACGCTTGCGAGAGAGAGGGCCTTTCTCGACCGACCCGCGCCGCGGTCATCAAGAGGCGCAACCGGCTCCCGGCACGAGAAATTGCCGCTAAGCGCGACGGCGCCAAGGCGGCTGAACAGCACACGCCGCGGCCAGGCAAGTTCGAGGTCCAGCGGCCCTGGGACGTCTGGCAGATCGACCACACGCTCACCGACGTCATCATTGTCGATGACCAGGGCCGACCGATTGGCCGCGCCTGGATAACCGTGCTGATCGATGTCTATTCGCGCATCGTTCCGGGCTTCTATGTCGGCCTTGACGCGCCATCGACCATTCGCGTCGCGACCACGCTCGACTTGGCCGTCAGCCCGAAGGAGGCCTGGCTGGCCAAACACGGCTACGACTACGAGTGGCCGGTCGAAGGCCTGCCTAAGCTGCTGCACAGCGACCGCGCCAAAGAATTCACGTCCAACGTCCTGAAGCGCGCGATGGAGAACCAGGGCACGGGGATCTTTCTTCGACCGCCGGGAAGGGTGCGATTTGGCGGCCACATCGAGCGCCTGATTGGAACGCTAATGGGGAAGTGTCGCCTCCTGCCAGGAGCCACGCACAGCAGTCCGACCGCGCGTGGGGGCTACGACAGCAAGGGCTCGGCCCGCCTGACGCTCGACCAGCTACAGGACTATTTCGCCCATCAGATCTTGGGCGTTTATCACAACCAGGTTCACAGCGCCCTCGGCGTCAGCCCGTTGGAAGCCTGGAAGGCCGCCACCCGAGACCGCTTTCCCGAGTTTCCGGAAGACCTGGGGTCTTTCCGCCTAGATCTGTTCCCGGAATTGACGCGAACGCTCGGTCGCCAGGGCCTCCAGGCGTTCAATGAAGACTACTATTGCCAGGAAATCGGTGAAGCCTTCATCTCCGGCGTTCGCGAGGTGCGGGTCAAGTACGACCCACGCGACCTTTCTAAGATCTACGTCTACCTGCCAGACGTGGGGTACGTGACGGTTCCTTATCGTCTCCCGATCGAAGGTCCAGCGCCAACCTATTGGCTCTACAAGGCCGCCAGTCGACAGCGGGGGCAAGCCGACACAGGTCGCGCCAGTCGCCACGTCGTGAGACGCGCCACCGCTGCGACCGAACAGATCGTGCAGGCCGCCACATCTCGTTCAATGAAAGCTGCCCGCCAAGCCGAAAGACTGGTCCGCGATCGTCAGGGCGCCGCTGAGTTCGCTAGCCGGAGCGCTGTACCGCCGCCACCCAGCGACGACGACTGGGGCGGCGCCTTTGGGGGAGGGGAGTGA
- a CDS encoding SAM-dependent methyltransferase, whose product MAIGFSLLERALAPIVRSGTLEMIGPSGERFVLGDGSGPRVVVRLSDPGAAWALLLDPDLSTGELYTDGRLSMVSGDILDFLGLMLRNAAEAPASLPVRVVDRARTAVQLWRQRNEPGRSRRNVAHHYDLGDALYGLFLDPDWQYSCAYFEHPGQSLADAQLAKKRHVAAKLCVEPHHRVLDIGCGWGGLTLYLARVAEAASVLGVTLSTQQIKRARERIDPALAAKVRFELTDYRAVEDQFDRIVSVGMFEHVGLGHYDEFFRTCRARLAPDGLMLLHTIGCSDAPSVTNPWITKYIFPGGHLPSLSDILKAVELQGLIVTDIEVLRLHYAETLAAWRANFHARRDEAVRLFDERFFRMWDYYLAMSEAAFRFENVVVFQLQIARRQDAAPLKRDYVRDVEDRLRAREGTS is encoded by the coding sequence GTGGCTATAGGTTTTTCCCTGCTTGAACGGGCGCTGGCGCCGATCGTCCGGTCCGGAACGCTGGAGATGATCGGACCGTCGGGCGAGCGTTTCGTCCTGGGCGACGGCTCGGGGCCGCGCGTGGTCGTGCGCCTTTCCGATCCTGGCGCCGCGTGGGCGTTGTTGCTGGATCCGGATCTCAGCACCGGCGAGCTCTACACGGATGGCCGACTTTCGATGGTGTCGGGCGACATCCTCGACTTCCTGGGCCTGATGCTCCGCAACGCCGCCGAGGCGCCGGCCTCTCTGCCCGTGCGCGTCGTCGACCGCGCCCGCACCGCCGTTCAGCTTTGGCGACAGCGCAACGAGCCCGGCCGCTCGCGGCGCAACGTCGCCCATCATTACGACCTGGGCGACGCGCTCTACGGCCTCTTCCTGGATCCGGACTGGCAGTATTCCTGCGCCTATTTCGAGCATCCGGGCCAGAGCTTGGCCGACGCCCAACTGGCCAAGAAGCGGCATGTCGCCGCCAAGCTGTGCGTCGAGCCGCATCATCGCGTGCTCGACATCGGCTGCGGCTGGGGCGGATTGACGCTGTACCTGGCCCGCGTGGCGGAAGCGGCCAGCGTCCTGGGCGTCACGCTGTCCACCCAGCAGATAAAGCGGGCCCGCGAGCGGATCGACCCGGCGCTGGCGGCCAAGGTGCGGTTCGAACTGACGGACTATCGCGCCGTCGAGGACCAGTTCGACCGGATCGTCTCGGTGGGCATGTTCGAGCACGTCGGCCTTGGCCACTACGACGAATTCTTCCGCACCTGCCGGGCTCGACTGGCTCCGGACGGCCTGATGCTGCTGCATACGATCGGCTGTTCGGACGCCCCCAGCGTCACCAATCCCTGGATCACCAAGTACATCTTTCCTGGCGGCCATCTGCCCTCGCTCTCCGACATTCTCAAGGCCGTCGAGCTGCAGGGGCTGATCGTGACGGACATCGAGGTCCTGCGCCTGCACTACGCCGAGACGCTGGCGGCCTGGCGCGCCAACTTCCATGCGCGGCGAGACGAGGCGGTGCGGCTTTTCGACGAGCGTTTCTTCCGGATGTGGGACTACTATCTGGCCATGTCCGAGGCGGCTTTCCGGTTCGAGAACGTGGTCGTGTTCCAGCTGCAGATCGCGCGCCGCCAGGACGCCGCGCCGCTGAAGCGCGACTATGTGCGCGACGTCGAGGATCGCCTGCGCGCCCGCGAAGGAACGTCATGA
- a CDS encoding response regulator transcription factor, with translation MKLLLVEDDAMLGAAMKRGLEKAGYTVDWARDGEEALGGLLAQGYASVILDLNLPHLDGLDALKQLRARRDTTPVIIVTARGRGDQKIDGLDAGADDYLVKPFDLDELLARIRAQIRRAEGRVNDLLRVKDVTLDIGARLVRRDDVPVQLTAKELRALDLLMRRAGRFVSKDDLENALYDAAGGAESNTIEVTIYGLRKKLGADFILTARGLGYMVGK, from the coding sequence ATGAAGCTGCTGCTGGTCGAGGACGACGCGATGCTGGGCGCGGCGATGAAGCGAGGCCTGGAGAAGGCCGGCTACACCGTGGACTGGGCTCGCGACGGCGAGGAGGCGCTGGGCGGGCTGCTGGCCCAGGGCTACGCCAGCGTGATCCTGGACCTGAACCTGCCGCACCTGGACGGGCTGGACGCGCTCAAGCAGCTGCGCGCGCGTCGCGACACCACGCCGGTCATCATCGTCACCGCCCGTGGCCGCGGCGATCAGAAGATCGACGGCCTGGACGCCGGCGCGGACGACTATCTGGTCAAGCCGTTCGATCTGGACGAGCTGCTGGCGCGGATTCGCGCCCAGATCCGCCGCGCCGAAGGGCGCGTCAACGACCTGCTGCGGGTCAAGGACGTCACTCTGGACATCGGCGCGCGGCTGGTTCGCCGAGACGATGTCCCTGTGCAGCTGACCGCCAAGGAGCTGAGAGCGCTGGACCTCTTGATGCGCCGCGCCGGGCGCTTCGTCAGCAAGGACGACCTGGAGAACGCCCTCTATGACGCGGCCGGCGGGGCCGAGAGCAACACCATCGAGGTGACGATCTACGGCCTGCGCAAGAAGCTGGGTGCGGACTTCATCCTGACCGCCCGCGGGCTGGGCTACATGGTGGGTAAGTGA
- a CDS encoding sensor histidine kinase — protein sequence MTILLLTIVVTVCAMMFWTTRAEVDKVYDGQLITGANVLRALMTDEIKERGQDIPSDATLEIGDEWLSAEDRKAFDAYADWRMFRVWREDRLVLGSDTAPRLPAPPRDQQGFQTSRVGSKTWRIFNLPVHEAGVVIQVGERTSIRSVLVRRVLLELAIPLLLVLPVMLGLIWLALNDGLRAVRALVSAIGGRGARDLSPLDTEAWPVDLRPLAESVNDLLSRLERSYEHERQFIDSAAHQLRTPLAALNLQAQLISEEDDPVERAAQVRQLREGVARASELTEQLLTLARLGPQITRDLTTDLRAEATAALAEIAVVAAAKGVALALEGEACAVKGDPALARLVLANLIENAVTHAPAGSEVLVRLSVDRRFGWVTVADQGPGIPPAERGRVFQRFFRGANATGLGSGLGLAIVEEAARVMNGRVSLDDRDDGESGLEACLGLPRADA from the coding sequence ATGACCATCCTGCTGCTGACCATCGTCGTGACGGTGTGCGCGATGATGTTCTGGACCACGCGGGCCGAGGTCGACAAGGTCTATGACGGCCAGCTGATCACCGGCGCGAACGTGCTGCGCGCCCTGATGACCGACGAGATCAAGGAGCGCGGCCAGGACATTCCTTCGGACGCCACGCTGGAAATCGGCGACGAGTGGCTGAGCGCCGAGGATCGCAAGGCGTTCGACGCCTATGCCGACTGGCGGATGTTCCGCGTCTGGCGGGAGGACCGCTTGGTCCTGGGTTCGGACACGGCCCCTCGCCTCCCCGCGCCGCCACGCGACCAGCAGGGCTTCCAGACCAGCCGGGTCGGGAGCAAGACTTGGCGGATCTTCAATCTGCCCGTCCACGAGGCCGGAGTTGTCATCCAGGTGGGCGAGCGGACCAGCATCCGCTCCGTGCTGGTGCGGCGCGTCCTGCTGGAGCTGGCCATCCCGCTGCTGCTGGTCCTGCCCGTGATGCTGGGGCTGATCTGGCTGGCGCTCAACGACGGCCTGCGGGCGGTGCGCGCGCTGGTGAGCGCGATAGGCGGACGCGGGGCGCGGGATCTCAGCCCGCTCGACACCGAGGCCTGGCCGGTCGATCTGCGGCCGTTGGCGGAATCGGTCAACGACCTGCTGTCGAGACTGGAACGCAGCTACGAGCATGAGCGCCAGTTCATCGACAGCGCCGCCCACCAGCTGCGCACGCCGCTGGCGGCGCTGAACCTGCAGGCCCAGCTGATCTCGGAGGAAGACGATCCGGTCGAGCGCGCCGCCCAGGTCCGGCAACTGCGCGAAGGGGTGGCGCGGGCCAGCGAGCTGACCGAACAGTTGCTGACCCTGGCGCGCCTGGGCCCCCAGATCACCCGCGACCTGACCACCGATCTTCGCGCCGAGGCCACGGCGGCGCTGGCCGAGATCGCCGTGGTGGCGGCCGCCAAGGGCGTGGCCCTGGCGCTTGAGGGCGAGGCCTGCGCCGTGAAAGGCGACCCCGCCCTGGCGCGTCTTGTCCTGGCCAATCTCATCGAGAACGCGGTCACGCACGCGCCGGCCGGCTCGGAAGTCCTGGTGCGGCTGTCCGTCGACCGGCGCTTCGGCTGGGTGACGGTCGCGGACCAAGGACCCGGCATCCCTCCCGCCGAACGCGGCCGCGTCTTCCAGCGCTTCTTCCGGGGCGCGAACGCCACGGGCCTGGGCTCGGGCCTGGGCCTGGCGATCGTGGAAGAGGCCGCGCGCGTCATGAACGGCCGCGTGTCCCTGGACGACCGCGACGACGGCGAAAGCGGCCTGGAAGCCTGTCTGGGCCTCCCGAGAGCCGACGCCTAA